CGCTTACCGCGATTGCCGCCGATCGCGAACACCGAGTTTGGGCCGGCACCGACAACGGCATCAATCTCGTCGATCCGAAGACGCGCCGCGTGCAGCATTTCTTGTCTGAGGCGGACAATGCCAACGCGCTCGGAACCGGCGAGATCGTGTCGATTCTCGAGGATCGTAAGGGCGAGGTTTGGGTGGGCTCGATGGACGGTCCGGTCAATCGGCTCAACAAACGCAACGGGACGTATGCCATTCGCCGCATGGATGCCGTCAACGGTGTGCCGTTTCAAAACATCACTAACTTGGCGCAAGACGCGCAACACCGAATCTGGGCCAGCACGACCAACTCGCTCGTCGTGTTCGATCCCAAGGCCAACTCCGCCGGTTTACTTGGATGGGCCGACGGCATTCCCGACACGTTTTATACGCCCGGTGCCGCAGATCAGCTCCCCGACGGAACGATCGTCTTCGGCGGCCGCCACGGTTTGACGGTCGTCACACCCAGCGCGCTGCCGAAATCGCGCGACGCGGCGCCGCCGCTGATGGCGTCGCTCAAAATCGGCGGACGCGCGACGTCGACGTGGGGACTCAACGCGGGGCTCGGAACCGTGGAGCTGCCCGCGGCCCGTCGCGACATCAGCGTCGAGTTCGCGGCGTTGGAGTATCCGGCGTCGCAGTCGGTGCGCTACGCGTACAAGCTCGACGGATACGACAATGGGTGGATCGACGCGGATCCCGAATATCGCGTCGCGTCGTATACGAACTTGCCGCCGGGGCAGTACACGTTGCGGGCGCGCGCGACCAACAAACTCGGACAGTGGAGCCCGCGCGAGTTTGCGCTGGCGGTGCGCGCCGATTACGCGTGGTACGAAACCTGGTGGGCGCGGCTGCTCGCCGCGATCCTGATCGTGGTCGGCGCTTACGCGTTCTACAAGATTCGCACCACCGTGCTGCGCGGGCAGCAGCGCGAGCTGGAGGCGGTGGTCGCAAAACGCACGCAAGAGCTCGCGTGGGCAAACGAGCAGTTGTCGCAGGCCAACGTTCGCCTCGAAGAGATGAGCGTTACCGAACCGCTGACGGGTCTGCGCAACCGTCGCTTCCTGATTCAACACGTCGAAGCCGACGTCGCCGTCTCCCTGCGCCGCTACGAAGATTGGCTGGCGGGCGGCGCGGGCGCGCCCGCTCCGCAGGCCGCGGATCTGCTGTTTTTCATCGCGGACATCGATCATTTCAAGTTGGTCAACGATCGCTTCGGTCATCACGCGGGCGACATGGTGCTGACGCAGATGCGCGAACGGTTTCTGGAAGTGTTTCGCGAGTCGGACTTCGTGGTGCGCTGGGGCGGCGAAGAGTTTCTTGCCGTCGCGCGCGGGTCGCGCCGGGAAGACGCGCCGGAGATTGCCGAGCGCGTGCGCGAAGCGATCGCGTCGCGGCAGTTCGCGGTCGACGACAAAGGCGAACGCATCGACATGACGGCGTCGATCGGCTTCGCCGCGTTTCCGTTCGTCAGGACTGCGCCGCGCGCCGTTTCGTGGAGTCAGACGATCGACGTCGCCGACCGCGCGCTATATTTGGCAAAAGAAGCCGGTCGTAACGCTTGCATAGGATTGGTCGCGGCGCCCAACGCCCAGAGCGACGACGACGTTGAGATCGTGCGTCCCGCCGGCCTTACGGCGTCATCGTAATCCCGCTGACTTTCCCCATCGAATCGATGCCGAGGTTCAGGTTGAACGTCGCCGCGGCAAAGACGCCGCGATAGGTATAGATCGTCACTTTCGCCGTGCTGACCTTGCGCACGTAGAGCAACTGCTGCGGCGCGCCGAGCGGACCGATCTCGCTTTTGATTCCGGCGAGCATCTTGGGCGAGAAGCGCGCGTTCAGTCGCGGCGTCAACTGCGAGCGGTCGAGAGTGCCGCTCTCCAAGCCCGCGATCAAGCTGCGCAGCCGAGCCGTGACCGCGGGATCTTCGCCGGCGGCTGACGTCGCAAGCGCCGCCGACGGTTCGAGCGCTTCGAAAATCCGCGTCGCGGTGGATTCGGGACCCGCCATCGACAGGCCGTTCTGCAGCGCGACGATTGCGACGCGGTCTTTGGGAAACAGCAGGTTCGCGGAGAGAAATCCGAAGGTTCCTCCGTTGTGCCAGATGCGCTTGTGGCCGTCGACGCTGTCGACGACCCAGCCGAAGGCATACCCAGACCCTTTGTCCCACGCGGACTTGCCCGGCGTAAACATCGCCGCGAGATCGGTCTGGTTGATGAGTTTGCCGCGCAAGAGCGCGGCGTCCCAGTGCTGCATGTCGTCGACGGTCGAAACGATCGCGCCGGCCGACCACGCCCAGCCCGAGATCAGGGGCGGGGCGACTTTGACGCCCTTTTTACTGAGGCCGTATCCGGTCGCCATCGGCTTGAGCGATGCTTCGTCGTCGATGAACCCGCTGCTCGTCATGCCGGCCGGCGCGAACAGATGCGAGCGCACGTAGCTCTCCCACGGCGTATGCGACGCGCGCTCGAGAATCTCGCCGAGGATGATGTAGTTCGTATTGCTGTAGCTAAAGCGCGATCCCGGCGCAAACAGGAGCGGTTTTCCGGAGATCATGCCGAGCATGGCGGCAAACGACGGCGTCTTGGTGCCGGCGATCTTTTCGAAGCCGTTCGTGTCGGTGTAGTCGGGAATACCGGTCGTCTGCTGCAGCAGCTCGCGGATCGTAATCTTCGCGCCGCGAGCGTACTGCGGAATCCACTTGCCGATCGTGTCGTCGAGTGAGAGTTTGCCGGCTTCTTTGAGCTGCAGAATGCCCGTCGCGGTGAACTGTTTGGTGATCGAGCCGATTTCGTAGTGCGTCTGCACCGTCGCCGGCGTATGGCGCGCGAGATTCGCGTAGCCGTAGGCGTTGCTGTAGACGATCGTTCCGTCGCGCGAAACCGATATCGACATGCCGGGAATATGGCTGGCCGACAGCGCTTTGGTCACGGTGGTGTCGACCCGCGCAACGGTGTCGGGAGCGAGTGGTTGCGCGGGTGCGGCGATCGCCGCGACGAGCAGGAGGAAGAAGATCATCGCAACCGGAGCTGCAGGGTCTGATTGGTCGAACGTCCGGTGACGGGATCGGTCGCGGTGATCTTCAGCTTAATGGATTGTTGTCCGGGATTGGTCGGGACCGTAATCGTGAGGCTGAAGTTGCCGTACTGTCCAGCCCTGCCGTTTTGGCTCGTCTGACCCGACGACGCCGGCGGCACGCCGACGGTGACCGCGATGCGTGCGTTGGCGACGGTGTTACCGGCAACGGTAAACGTGCTGCCGACGACCATGCCCGACGGTGAACTGAGGGTCAGGTGCATTGGCGCGGGCGCTTGCCCCTGCACCGTGAACGACCACGACCGGTCGAAGGCCGAGCCGCCGCTTGGACCGCGTCCGGCGACGCGCACGGTGTGCGACCCGAACGACAGCGGCGCCGGCGGCTTGAACGAAAAGCCGTTCGCCGAGACGCCGGATTGATTGGTGCGGTCGGCGCCGTCGAGCCACACGCGCACGCTGCCCGCGTCGACGTTGCGCGAGAAGTTGGCCGAGATCGTTGCGAAGCGATTGGCGATCGTCGTTCCCGCGCCGGGTTGAACGTTGCGCAAATCGATCGGCGTCGCGGGCGGCGGTGCCGCGCCGTTGACGTAGAACGTCCAGGTGCGATCGAAACCCGATCCGTCGACGGCGATGCCCGTGACGCGGACGCGGTGCGCGCCGAACGACAGCGGCGCGGGCGGCGTGTAGGAGAATCCGCCGGCGCGGACACCCGCGCGATAGGTGATGTCGTTACCGTCGAGCAGCACGCGGACGGTTCCCGGCCGCGCCGCACGCGTAAACTGTGCGGTCACCGGCGCGAACCGATTGGTGATGTAGCTGCTCGGCGCCGGATGCTGCGAGTAGAGGTCGACGACAGGCGCGGGCGGCGGCGGTGCCGGATTGTACGGCGGCGGCCCGGGATTGTAGGGCGGCATGTGCGCCATCGTGATCGCGACCACGCGCGTATTGTTATTGTAGTCGACGTTCGCGCCGAGGGATTGCGCGATGAAGCGCAGCGGGACGTAGGTTGTCGCACCGACGATGAACGGCGCGACGTCGAGCTGCGTCGACCGGCCGTCGATGAGCGCGTTCGACGAGCCGATCGTCAACGCCACGGTCGTGCGCCCGCGCGTCGCGTTGATGTTCCCCGACGCGTACACCACCGTCGCGCCCATGCGCTCGAAAATGCTGCGCATCGGAACGAAAACGCGTCCGGTGCGTTCAATCGGGCCGGGATTGGTGTAGAGCGGGTGTCCGCCGACGAAAATACTGACGGCTTGCGCGAGAAGTAGTGCTGCGAACATCGGGCGCCTCCGAGACGGCAAGGGTTACGAGGCGCTTTGGCGGGCTACACGGTTGCGGCCTGCAGCATCCGTTCGAAGTCGGCGCCCGGGACCGGATGGCCCAGCGCGTACCCTTGGCCGAAGTCGCAACCGATCGCGAGCATCGCGTTGGCCTGCGCAGTATTTTCGATACCCTCGGCAACGACTTGAAGATCGAGTTCGGCGGCAAGGCGCACGACGGTCGTCGCAACGGTCATCGCTTTATGATCGACGTCGCTGCGATTGACGAACGACTTGTCGATCTTGAGGATGTGCGCCGGCACTTCGCGCAAGCGAGCGAGCGATGACGTGCCGCTGCCGAAATCGTCGATCGCGGTGGCGACACCCATCGCACGCAGGTCGCTCGCGAGTTGCGTGAACGCGCTCTCGTCGGCCGCGACGGCGCGTTCGGTGATCTCAACCACGAGCAAGTCCGGCGATGCGTCGCAATCTTGGAGCGCTTGGCCGATACGCTGCGTGCAGTCTGCTTCGAGAAACTGGCGCGGAAAGAAGTTGACCCAGAGCGTGAAGCCGGGAACGCCCGCGCGCCATTGCGCCGCCAATCGCAGCCCTTGCTCGAGCATAGTCCAGCCGACGCGATTAGAGATCGACAAGCGCTCGAGCAAATGAATGAAGTCCGCCGGCGCGAGCAGACCGCGCTCGGGATGACGCCAGCGCATGAGCATTTCCGCACCGGCGAGTTCCCAGATGCCGCGCCGCGATCGATAGATCGGCTGAAAGAACGGCACGAACTCGCCGCGCTCGGCGGCTTGGTGGAGCTCGGCGTACAACGGCGGCGGCGCGAGCTGCTCGACGGCGTGCTGGTAGGTGACGGCGCGATGCGACGACTCTTTGGCGCGCCGGACGGCTAGCGCGGCTTGCCGCATCAGCTCGCCCGCGAACGGCGCGACCGTCGATGCGGTTGCGCCGATCGACACTTCGACGAAAAGGTGGGAGCCATCGATCGGAAACGGCGTCGTCGTGACGTCTTGGATGGCAGCCGTCAACGCCGCGGCATCGGCGTCGTGCGCGGTGGCGACGGCGAACTCACCCGATCCGACGCGCGCGATGAAGGCATCGGCGCTCACGCTCGCGCGCAAGCGATTCGCGAACTGGATCATCAACGCGTCGACCGCGGCGCGTCCGATGCCCTCGTTGAGCAGCCGCAGATCGCAGACGTCGGCGATGGCCAGCGCTACTGGTCCGCCGTGCGCCTTGGCCAGAAACTCCATCAGGTTGCCGGCGTTGGGCAAGTCGGTGAGCTGATCGTAGTATGCCGCGTGCTCGAGGCGGTTCATCAGCGCTTCCCGTTCGGTTCGAAACGCACCCAGCAGATACGCGAGCAGGGCGTTAGCGATGAGGAATCCTTGGTACTCGAGCTGCGAGTCGACCGGAACCGCCAGCGCGACCTGCGCGATCGTCGCCGTGACGTTGGCTGCGAGCAATCCGAGAACCGCGCCACGCATGCCGTAGCGAATGGCCAGCCACGCGAGCGGCAGCACGGAGAACTCGGTGAAGTTGTGACCGAACCGCAGTCCCAGCAGGTAGTCGCCGACCACGATGGCGATCGTCGCTTCCAAACCGAGGATGAACGGCCGGTCGATCTTCACGCCGGTTTCGGATCCTTCGGAAACCAGCGGAGCGCGCCACGCGAACAGCTGCGTGATGGCCGGAACGAAGACGATAATGGCCGTTGCGTCGGCGCCGGCGCCGCGCAGCAGCTGCGTCAAGAATCCGCTCCACGGCGCGAGCTGTGGATCGATCAAGCCGTACACGACCAGCGACGAACCGTTGGCGAGCAGCGGTCCGAGCACGCAGAGCACGAGGGTAAACAGCGACACGTCGCGCGTGGTGCGCAGCGGAAAGCGCACGCCTAACGGCCCGACCGTCACCAAGACGGCGACGAGGTTGGACAGCGCGTACGGGATCTCAGAGAGCTCGTTTATTTGGAGGTCGCCGAACCGATTGTGCGGCTGGATTTGAAAGGCGACGAACAGAACGATGAACGGGAGCGGCAACGCGCGCCATCCGAACGCCAGGTACGCGAGCATTTCGAAGGCCACGTCGATGAACCACACGCCGAAGCCGTTGCCGGCAGCATAGTTCGTCGCGGCGATATCGCCCGCGATCATGAGCGCAAACCAAACGGCGAGGAACGCGACGGTTGGCCAACCCCGCGGGACGTTCACGCCGAGCCCTTCGCAGGCGCGGGCTTGGGGTCCCTTCAATTGTTGATCTAAATACTCTATCTGGAGGTTGTGATGCCGAAATATCTCGTCGAAGCCACGTACAGCGCCGAAGGCGCGAAGGGCATCCTCAAAGCCGGCGGTACCGCGCGCCGCAAGATCGTCGAAGAAACCACGGCCGAGGTCGGCGGCAAGCTCGAGGCGTTCTACTACGCCTTCGGCGAGCGCGACGCGATCATCATCGTCGACGTTCCGAGCAACGCGGCTGCCGCGGCGCTATCGATGGCGGTCAATGCGACGGGCGCGCTGCGCTCGAAGACGACGCCGTTGCTGACGCCCGAAGAAATCGATACCGCCGCTAAGGACCACGTCGTGTATCGGGCACCGGGTCAATAACCGGCTTCAATCGCTGCGCGATCGCGTCGGGCAGCGATCGCAGCGTCTCGAGGATTTCATGGCTGACGTCGGTCGCGCGCACGCCGAGAAGATCGAGTGCGATGGCGACGCCGTGTGCGAGCTGCGCGATCGCGACCGACTCGTCGGGCGCGTAGGGTTCGCCGCTGGTCTTGGGGCCGAGGACGAGCGCGCCGGTGAGGTGTCCGCGCGCCAGCATCGGATAGGCGAACTCGCCGGTCAACGCCGTGTCGGTGAGATGCAGATCGACCACCTCGTGCGACGCGCGCAGGGTGACGACGGCGGGATCGTTCTCGCCGGCGTCTCCGTATTTGCCGTTGCGGTCGTGCAGCGCGAACTCGACCGAGGACGCATCGGCGTGCCGCTTGAGCGTTTCGGCGGCACGCTCGACCACGACGGCGGCATCGGTGATGAACGTGACCTCGCGCGCGAACTGCTTGAGCGCGCGCTCGTCTTCGTGCCGTTTGCGGAAGAAGACGTTGTCGACGAACTGATCGACCCGTTTGTGTATCTGATGCAGCGAGAGCCCGAGTCCGAGCGCAATGGCTGCGCTGACCGCAACGTTGGCGACGCGGCCGGCGGAATGCAGCCAGCCGCCCAGCGCCCATTCGAGTAAGGTGAACACGCCGACGACGAACAGCGAGACGCCTGCGAATACGGCCGCGCGATTGAGGACGAAACCGACGTCGAGCACGCGGCGGCTGAGCAGCGCGTAGAGCAGCCCTAGCGGCGCGGCAAACCACGCGAAGTTGAGAATCCAATAATAGAGCACCGCGTTGGTCGTGAAGTACGACTGAAGGGTGGCGATGCCGAAGATGTAGAGAATTGCGAGCGATCCGGTTGCCCAGGCGACGCGCGTTCGCTCCGCGCCGTTTGCGGCGCGCACGGCGACGATCGCAGACAGCAGCGCCAGCATCGACGGCCCGGCGAAGGCGGCAAACGACGCCACCGGGTGGTTCGCGAGCCACGCGCGCACGTCGAGCGTGCCAAACCACAAGCCGGCGATCCCCAGCAATCCACCGGGCCCCGGCCCGGCTTGCGCGGCACCGGTCCACAGCAGCGCCGACAATCCAGCGAGTGCGAACGCGAGCGCAGTGAGCACGCGTCGCGCGCGGGAGATGGGCCTGCCAAACAGCAACGCATACGCCGCCAGCAGCGCGACGCCGGCGCTGAACGCAAACTGCGCGATGACGTTCAGGATCGCATCCAGCTCTACCCACGGCGTCAGCCAGCCGTTGATCGGAAAGAGATTCTCGCTGAGGTTGATGAGAATCAAGGTCAGCGAAAGGAGGCGGACTTCCGGGTTATCGGGACGGCGCGCGATCAAGACGGCCGCGATGCACAGACTCAACGCCGATCCGAGCCAAAATGCCCAGTTGAACATCCACTGGTAGATGCGGAAGAACGCAATGTTCGCATACGGCTCGGGCGTAACGGTGAGCCATCGCAGCACGCCGTTGCGCATGATCGGCAATCGCATCGGCATGCCGGCGAGTGGTTCGTTGCGTAACCAATAGCGCGCCTGGGGCGTCATTGCGCGAAGGTCGATCGCGTCGCCGGGCCGGACGCCGCTTCGATCCGCAACCGATCCCGGCACGACGGCTTCGAACGCGTCGAGAAACGGCGCGCGCGTAATTGGAGTGGAGAGGGAGCCGCCGAAAATATCGCCTTCCAGCGCGTACGTCGCCCACGCGCCCTCGGCGACGGCGAGCAGTCCGAGCATACTCAGCGCCAGCAGCACGCGCTGCCATATACGCGGTGTCATCTAGGTCGCCGATGCCGCTTCATTCCAGCGGCGCTTCGCTAGGCGGCGCTACGTTCCATTGGGCACGCAGACGGCGTAGCTGATGACGTTCTCGCCGCCGGCAAAGACCCACCACCCGTCGCTGCCGACGACACCCGGCGTGCTGGTGCCGCGATGCTGCTGCACCGGCGGTCCCGGCCACTGCGACGTGCCGGTATTGCCGCCGATCACCGAAAACCCGGTGCCGCACGGCGAATAGACCTGCTTGGGATTGAGGCTGGTGTTCCACCTCGGAAACGTCGCGATGCCCGCGGCGCCCTTCCCGCACGACGCGCCGGCACTCGCACCGCCCTTGACGAAAAACGCGTTGCCGTTTTGCGTGTAGGTCTGCGAGATTTGCTGGCCCGAGGCGGTGATTTTCGCAAAGCCGCTGATGAGCACGAAACCGGACGGACACTGCACCGTGGCAACGCCGCCGCCCGACGGGCGCAGCAGCCACTTAAAAAGGCCCTTTGTCCCGGATTTCACGACGCACGACCCGATCGCGATGGCTTTCACCGAGTTGCTGCTCGGTTGAACCCACCAGGTGTTTTTGGTCGGCTGTCCCCAGCCGATGCCGACCGCGCTGCCGTCGACGCTGCTCGACGCGCCGCCGATCAAGCGATACCCGTTGGGGCATTTCACGCCGACGGTTTGCCCCGCGGCGCCCGTGTTCGACACCCACACGAATTTCTTGACGGTCAGGTGCGGCGACAGTGCCGCATTGTTGGCAGCCGGCATCGCGTTGGATCCATTGGATGGACCGCCGCACGCGTTGAGCACGATCGCCGCCATGAAAAGACCGATGCGCCAGTTTTTCATGGGCGTCGTACTTCTCCGGCGCAAACGGACATTCCGGCTACCATTGAGACTAATCTCGCAACGAAACTAATTGGGGTTTTCACGTGTAGTTAGATATGAAAAATGCTTTTCAAAATAGGAAGAAAGGAGGCAATATGAGTTTCTACAACGGCATACCGATTACGGCCGTTAGCATCGCGCCCAGCGTGTCGATGCCCACCGACTCGACTTCCCGGCGCTCTGCCGATGAAGACGCGCGTATCAACGCGACTAAAGCAGCAGCTCTACGGCTGCGCAAGTAAACGGTCGAGGAAGGCGCGCCGCGCTCCAGAATCCCGGGGCATGCGGCCGATCATCGTAGCGCTTGGCACCCTGGCTTTGGTCACGGCGTGCAGCAGCGGTTCTCCCGTTCCCAGCACCTCGCCCTCGGACAACGGCGCGACGTATACGTACGCGAGCACTTCCTACGGCGTCACGCCGGGTCTAGGTGGACAGCCGCTGCCGATTCCGACGTCGAGATCGACCGAGCAAAGCGTCATCACGACCAACGCCGGCTTCGGCGGCATGCACGGCTTGATCCAAATCGCGCGGACGCCCATAGGCTCCGCTCGCAAATTGACCTCGTATGAGTATTATGCGATGCCGAACGACAACGGCGTCTCGCAGTTCGAGGAAGTCGCCGCCCGCGGCGTGACCGATTTCGCGTCCGGCAAGGAGCGTTTCGTTGAAAACGGGACGCTGACGTTTACCAAACCGTTCGTCGTGGTCGAGTTGCCGTTTTCGGCAGGGCGAACGTGGAGCCGCAGCGCGGCCTACGACGGCACAACCGATGAGACGTCCCAACACCCCGCAAACCTGCACCTCAGCGGTCGGACCGTTTTCAACGCGGACGGTTCGCACTCGTCCGCGGGGTCGGGCGAGGAGTTGGGCAAGGTTTTTAACGGCAGCACCGTGCTTGCGAGCGACGGTGCGTATCACGACCAATTCCGCCTCGGCTCGTGCCGGCAGAAGCTCGACGTCGGCGTTCCCGTGATGAAGTCGGGGGCGTACGTCATTCCTTACGCGACGTCTGCAAAGGGCTGTTCGTCGGCTCCTACGCCGGTTGCGACGACGCTCCCGGATTGGTATCCGGGCGGCGCGCTGCCGCCGTCACCGCTGCGCAGCGCCAACGCCAGCGACATGGGGGCGGCGGCGATTCCCGCAAGCTGCGGCGTCGCACCGTCGATTGCGACGCGCGGTGAAAAGATCGTCGTTACGGTAACGGAGTTCAACCCGTTAGGCAACGTCAACCACAGCGTCGAGACGAGCTACTATGCGACCGGTATCGGCCTCGTGTGCAGCGAGGTCGAGACGATCTCGCAGGAGTATGCTCTGCAGCCGCCGGTATACGAGGGACGCGGCGTCATACACACCGTCCGCAGGTTGATCGGCTACACGAAGGGCAGCACCGTGGGCGCGCCGCTTGGATTCGGCGGAGTGCTCCAACCGCGTGCCGTGATCGTGGGTGTCGGGGGCGCTCGCGTTCCGTAATACGTTTCTCATCGTCGGGGCCGGCTTCGGTTGTAGAATCGCAGTATGCGACCCGCACGCGTCGTCGGACTCGTCGTGTTCGTGCTTGCCTTTGCTCTCGGGCAAGCGCGCGCCCAACAAGCGTCGTCACCTTCGCCGCAAGCTTTTTATTCCGCCGCCGTGGATTCGATGCGCGCGCTGCCGCAGCCGCATTACCTCACGTACATTATCGAGGGCCAGGGCGACAACTTAGGGATCGATCTCACCGTCATCAACCATCTCGTCTGGCTTTGGATGAGGACGGGAACGGATGGGTCTCCCGCACTGTGGTCCATCCGGCACCGGACCGACGACTATGCCTCGGAGATCACCGGCGGAGCCGAAGACCGGCTCGTCAGCACGCGCGCGTTCTTCGATCCAACCTGGTATGGTGCGTTTCGCGCGCTGCGTGAGGGGATGCTCGATTATCAAAAACCCGATCCGTCGGTATCGAGCTACGCGACGCCGACGCCGGGGCCGCCCAGCGATCTGCGCACGATCGCCGTCGTAGAAGTGATGGGCAGCAGCATCTACAGCGTGGTCGACAAAGGGCCCGCGACGTGCAGCGACGGTGCGCCCGGCCACGCGCTGCATTTAATTCCGCGCGACCGCGATCCGCGCCATCAACTTGCCGACGTCGTCGTCAACTTGCACAACATGCACTTCTGCACGATGCGTTTCAACGCGTCGGCGCCCGGTTTCCGAGGGTCGGTCGAGCAACACTACAGCACCGTCGGCGGCTATTGGCTGCAGACCGACGGCATCATCGAAAGCGGCGTTCGCACGTTGGGCATCATGACCGGCCACGGCGTGTGGCGCTACCGTCTCGATCAGATGAGTTTTCCGCGATCGATCCCCGGCGAGGCGTTCGTCCCGCCGTATTATCAGTAAACCTAACGTTCAGATACTCGTCCCGCTGTCGAAGGTGAGGACGAACCGAACGCCGCGGTAGGGCAAGCCGAAAAGCTCCGACGCTTGATCGAAGGCGTTGAGGTCGCGGCCATACTGATTCTCCGGCTGATATGTGCCTAGGCCGATGTAGCCATAGTTGGCGGCGACACTATTGAAGACGTTGTTGATGCCGAGCGTCAGCGTGAACG
The sequence above is drawn from the Candidatus Baltobacteraceae bacterium genome and encodes:
- a CDS encoding EAL domain-containing protein: MNVPRGWPTVAFLAVWFALMIAGDIAATNYAAGNGFGVWFIDVAFEMLAYLAFGWRALPLPFIVLFVAFQIQPHNRFGDLQINELSEIPYALSNLVAVLVTVGPLGVRFPLRTTRDVSLFTLVLCVLGPLLANGSSLVVYGLIDPQLAPWSGFLTQLLRGAGADATAIIVFVPAITQLFAWRAPLVSEGSETGVKIDRPFILGLEATIAIVVGDYLLGLRFGHNFTEFSVLPLAWLAIRYGMRGAVLGLLAANVTATIAQVALAVPVDSQLEYQGFLIANALLAYLLGAFRTEREALMNRLEHAAYYDQLTDLPNAGNLMEFLAKAHGGPVALAIADVCDLRLLNEGIGRAAVDALMIQFANRLRASVSADAFIARVGSGEFAVATAHDADAAALTAAIQDVTTTPFPIDGSHLFVEVSIGATASTVAPFAGELMRQAALAVRRAKESSHRAVTYQHAVEQLAPPPLYAELHQAAERGEFVPFFQPIYRSRRGIWELAGAEMLMRWRHPERGLLAPADFIHLLERLSISNRVGWTMLEQGLRLAAQWRAGVPGFTLWVNFFPRQFLEADCTQRIGQALQDCDASPDLLVVEITERAVAADESAFTQLASDLRAMGVATAIDDFGSGTSSLARLREVPAHILKIDKSFVNRSDVDHKAMTVATTVVRLAAELDLQVVAEGIENTAQANAMLAIGCDFGQGYALGHPVPGADFERMLQAATV
- a CDS encoding two-component regulator propeller domain-containing protein; the encoded protein is MGRFCAFLLAFVLGSPAALQAQPVSPWAALADPVFMRIDMRGLPHPSAYAVAQDSTGFVWIGTLNGLARYDGYRFQNFLPNSNDPKALPEGWIRELISDPAGALWIGTSSSGLVRFDQTSQTFRTWRPRQSGNKGPRSANVVALNRSEDGRIWVGGDGGLDRFDPKSDTFEHFDLEAHGQTQPRVEALLTDRSGAVWVASLRGVYVRTKGAKAFVRSGLASAAYCLYEDDAGRLWVGGTNQVTVFDPQRRRVATFSSSGDPSTLADGEQWAIAQTGPSTVLIGTEDTGLSIVDLSTKSVRRVQIDAPSASGETPGPVWQLFRDRSGLLWIASGSGGLEAYDARSRGIYNLAATDTYLQLTNAGVQAVIGDPHGRLWIGGTEGQLTLLDPRTGATKHYVLPNHLLVNALTLVTDDTLWIGTSDGLCTLAIGQQKIVCPSGPAAFAGQRMGSAVSVDGTLWVETQNGGLVGVRDGKITARFGAGSGPNGLSDGTLTAIAADREHRVWAGTDNGINLVDPKTRRVQHFLSEADNANALGTGEIVSILEDRKGEVWVGSMDGPVNRLNKRNGTYAIRRMDAVNGVPFQNITNLAQDAQHRIWASTTNSLVVFDPKANSAGLLGWADGIPDTFYTPGAADQLPDGTIVFGGRHGLTVVTPSALPKSRDAAPPLMASLKIGGRATSTWGLNAGLGTVELPAARRDISVEFAALEYPASQSVRYAYKLDGYDNGWIDADPEYRVASYTNLPPGQYTLRARATNKLGQWSPREFALAVRADYAWYETWWARLLAAILIVVGAYAFYKIRTTVLRGQQRELEAVVAKRTQELAWANEQLSQANVRLEEMSVTEPLTGLRNRRFLIQHVEADVAVSLRRYEDWLAGGAGAPAPQAADLLFFIADIDHFKLVNDRFGHHAGDMVLTQMRERFLEVFRESDFVVRWGGEEFLAVARGSRREDAPEIAERVREAIASRQFAVDDKGERIDMTASIGFAAFPFVRTAPRAVSWSQTIDVADRALYLAKEAGRNACIGLVAAPNAQSDDDVEIVRPAGLTASS
- a CDS encoding serine hydrolase domain-containing protein, with translation MIFFLLLVAAIAAPAQPLAPDTVARVDTTVTKALSASHIPGMSISVSRDGTIVYSNAYGYANLARHTPATVQTHYEIGSITKQFTATGILQLKEAGKLSLDDTIGKWIPQYARGAKITIRELLQQTTGIPDYTDTNGFEKIAGTKTPSFAAMLGMISGKPLLFAPGSRFSYSNTNYIILGEILERASHTPWESYVRSHLFAPAGMTSSGFIDDEASLKPMATGYGLSKKGVKVAPPLISGWAWSAGAIVSTVDDMQHWDAALLRGKLINQTDLAAMFTPGKSAWDKGSGYAFGWVVDSVDGHKRIWHNGGTFGFLSANLLFPKDRVAIVALQNGLSMAGPESTATRIFEALEPSAALATSAAGEDPAVTARLRSLIAGLESGTLDRSQLTPRLNARFSPKMLAGIKSEIGPLGAPQQLLYVRKVSTAKVTIYTYRGVFAAATFNLNLGIDSMGKVSGITMTP
- a CDS encoding GYD domain-containing protein, whose protein sequence is MPKYLVEATYSAEGAKGILKAGGTARRKIVEETTAEVGGKLEAFYYAFGERDAIIIVDVPSNAAAAALSMAVNATGALRSKTTPLLTPEEIDTAAKDHVVYRAPGQ
- a CDS encoding copper amine oxidase N-terminal domain-containing protein, which gives rise to MFAALLLAQAVSIFVGGHPLYTNPGPIERTGRVFVPMRSIFERMGATVVYASGNINATRGRTTVALTIGSSNALIDGRSTQLDVAPFIVGATTYVPLRFIAQSLGANVDYNNNTRVVAITMAHMPPYNPGPPPYNPAPPPPAPVVDLYSQHPAPSSYITNRFAPVTAQFTRAARPGTVRVLLDGNDITYRAGVRAGGFSYTPPAPLSFGAHRVRVTGIAVDGSGFDRTWTFYVNGAAPPPATPIDLRNVQPGAGTTIANRFATISANFSRNVDAGSVRVWLDGADRTNQSGVSANGFSFKPPAPLSFGSHTVRVAGRGPSGGSAFDRSWSFTVQGQAPAPMHLTLSSPSGMVVGSTFTVAGNTVANARIAVTVGVPPASSGQTSQNGRAGQYGNFSLTITVPTNPGQQSIKLKITATDPVTGRSTNQTLQLRLR